One Methanolobus sp. WCC4 DNA segment encodes these proteins:
- a CDS encoding ATP-binding cassette domain-containing protein: MSQGTDIAIRTESINKTFEQVTAVKDISITVEKGELFGLLGPNGAGKSTLIGMLSTMIRPTGGNAEVWGYDIRSQSTEVRMSIGVVFQGTTLDQKLTGRENLDIHGRLYGLGKKERHERIHEVLELVELSDWADEIVQKYSGGMMRRLEIARGLMHHPDVLFLDEPTLGLDPQTRNHIWEYIKKLNQEKNITMVLTTHYMEEADMLCNRIAIIDHGMIIAEGTPAELKAELGGDIITLNFKSENEAAKMLEHYSDRDSSTKEITTDGTSIRITATDGERTIPELIRISTELDLHIESVNLRKPTLDDVFLHHTGKNIRYSGPEDRKRKRGIRRMGRHPRK; encoded by the coding sequence ATGAGCCAGGGAACAGATATTGCCATACGGACAGAGAGCATCAACAAGACTTTCGAGCAGGTAACTGCCGTGAAGGATATCAGCATCACGGTTGAGAAAGGCGAGCTTTTCGGGTTGCTCGGACCCAATGGAGCAGGGAAATCCACACTCATAGGCATGCTGTCCACCATGATAAGACCCACCGGCGGGAATGCGGAGGTCTGGGGATATGACATACGTTCGCAGTCCACAGAGGTGCGCATGTCCATCGGGGTCGTGTTCCAGGGCACCACCCTTGACCAGAAGCTTACAGGGCGCGAGAACCTTGACATCCATGGAAGACTCTACGGACTCGGGAAAAAAGAACGCCATGAGCGCATCCATGAAGTGCTGGAACTCGTGGAGCTCAGCGACTGGGCTGACGAGATCGTACAGAAGTACTCAGGCGGAATGATGCGCAGGCTTGAGATCGCAAGGGGACTCATGCATCATCCTGACGTGCTCTTCCTTGACGAACCCACACTGGGACTCGACCCCCAGACAAGGAACCACATCTGGGAATACATCAAAAAGCTCAATCAGGAAAAGAACATCACAATGGTGCTCACCACACACTACATGGAAGAGGCCGACATGCTCTGCAACCGAATCGCCATCATCGACCACGGCATGATAATCGCAGAAGGCACCCCCGCAGAGCTCAAGGCCGAACTCGGCGGGGACATCATCACCCTGAACTTCAAGAGCGAGAACGAGGCTGCAAAGATGCTGGAACACTACAGCGACCGCGACTCTAGCACAAAGGAGATAACGACCGATGGCACATCAATCCGCATAACCGCCACCGACGGCGAGCGGACCATACCCGAGCTCATAAGGATTAGCACCGAACTCGACCTTCACATCGAATCCGTCAACCTGAGAAAACCAACCCTCGATGACGTATTCCTTCACCACACCGGCAAGAACATAAGATACTCCGGCCCCGAGGACCGGAAAAGAAAACGTGGTATCCGGCGCATGGGCCGCCACCCTAGAAAATAA
- the uvrB gene encoding excinuclease ABC subunit UvrB, with translation MRPFKLVSEYSPKGDQPKAIAQLTEGMLAGKKHQTLLGVTGSGKTFTIANVIQNVQKPTLVIAHNKTLAAQLFSEFREFFPDNAVEYFVSYYDYYQPEAYLPTTDTYIEKDASVNEEIDRLRLSATKSLLERKDVIVVSSVSCIYNLGSPDEWRAMSVMLTPGMEIDRSEFLESLINIQYERNDIDFTQGTFRLRGDTIEIFPAQENNGIRIELFGDEVDRIAYFDPVTGKVLEEVLAGESIGIYPAKHFVMPDEYIEGALKTIEAELVDRLAELRSENRLLEAQRLEQRVKFDMEMVRELGYCSGIENYSRHFDGRRPGEPPSSLLDFFPDDYLLVIDESHVTIPQVRGMHNGDRARKQSLVEYGFRLPSALDNRPLRYDEFERRINDVIYVSATPAEYELEKSRAVVEQIIRPTGLVDPEVQIRPVENQVDDLMGEIRKVTAEGFRTLVTTLTKRMAEDLTDYLLELGIKVRYMHSDIDTLERAQIVRGLRKGDFDVLVGINLLREGLDIPEVAFVAILDADKEGFLRSERSLIQTIGRASRNSEGRVILYADNMTGSMERAIGETERRRKLQMEFNEEHGITPTTIQKALQKELIEGEKYQAASGVMAIAEDASVREVADIIIDLEADMHLAAKNLEFERAAELRDRIKELREQYSL, from the coding sequence ATGCGTCCGTTCAAACTAGTCTCTGAATACAGTCCGAAGGGTGACCAGCCCAAGGCGATCGCCCAACTTACCGAAGGCATGCTGGCGGGGAAGAAACACCAGACATTGCTTGGTGTGACAGGTTCGGGGAAGACGTTCACCATAGCCAATGTGATACAGAACGTGCAGAAGCCGACCCTTGTGATAGCTCACAATAAGACTCTTGCAGCACAGCTCTTCTCGGAGTTCCGTGAGTTCTTCCCTGACAATGCGGTGGAATATTTCGTCAGTTATTATGATTACTATCAGCCTGAGGCATACCTGCCGACAACGGACACTTACATTGAGAAGGATGCATCCGTCAATGAGGAGATCGACCGTCTGAGGCTTTCGGCTACAAAATCCCTGCTGGAACGCAAGGATGTCATTGTGGTCTCCAGTGTATCATGTATCTACAACCTGGGTTCACCTGATGAGTGGAGGGCTATGTCAGTTATGCTGACACCGGGCATGGAGATCGACCGGTCGGAGTTCCTTGAGTCACTTATCAACATACAGTATGAGAGGAACGACATTGATTTCACACAGGGTACGTTCCGCTTGCGTGGGGATACCATAGAGATCTTCCCGGCGCAGGAGAACAACGGGATTCGTATCGAGCTGTTCGGGGATGAGGTTGACAGGATCGCGTACTTCGACCCGGTGACTGGTAAGGTGCTGGAAGAGGTGCTTGCGGGTGAGAGTATCGGTATATATCCTGCAAAGCATTTCGTCATGCCTGATGAGTATATCGAGGGTGCGCTCAAGACCATTGAGGCAGAGCTTGTTGACAGGCTGGCTGAACTGAGGTCTGAGAACAGGCTTCTGGAGGCACAGAGGCTTGAACAGAGGGTCAAGTTCGATATGGAAATGGTAAGGGAGCTTGGTTATTGCAGTGGTATCGAGAACTATTCCAGACATTTTGACGGCCGCCGTCCCGGCGAGCCTCCTTCGTCACTGCTGGATTTCTTCCCTGATGATTATTTACTTGTTATAGATGAGTCCCATGTGACGATCCCACAGGTCAGGGGAATGCACAATGGTGACAGGGCAAGGAAACAGTCGCTGGTGGAGTATGGTTTCAGGTTGCCTTCAGCACTGGACAACAGGCCGCTTCGCTATGATGAGTTCGAGCGCCGGATAAATGATGTGATCTATGTATCGGCGACTCCTGCGGAGTATGAGCTTGAGAAAAGCAGGGCTGTGGTGGAGCAGATCATTCGTCCTACAGGTCTTGTGGATCCTGAGGTGCAGATCAGGCCTGTAGAGAATCAGGTGGATGACCTTATGGGTGAGATACGCAAGGTGACGGCTGAGGGTTTCAGGACGCTTGTGACCACGCTGACCAAGAGGATGGCAGAGGACCTTACGGACTATCTGCTGGAACTCGGTATCAAGGTACGGTATATGCACTCGGATATCGATACGCTTGAAAGGGCGCAGATTGTCAGGGGTCTGAGGAAGGGGGATTTCGATGTGCTTGTGGGTATCAACCTGCTGCGAGAGGGACTTGATATCCCGGAGGTTGCCTTCGTGGCTATACTGGATGCGGACAAGGAGGGTTTCCTGCGTTCGGAGAGGTCGCTCATCCAGACCATCGGGCGTGCCTCGAGAAATTCAGAGGGGCGTGTCATCCTGTATGCGGATAATATGACGGGTTCCATGGAGCGAGCCATCGGTGAGACAGAGAGGCGTAGGAAGCTTCAGATGGAGTTCAACGAGGAGCACGGAATCACGCCGACCACCATCCAAAAGGCTTTGCAGAAGGAACTTATCGAGGGTGAGAAGTATCAGGCTGCTTCAGGTGTCATGGCCATTGCCGAGGATGCATCGGTGCGTGAGGTTGCGGATATCATCATCGACCTTGAGGCTGATATGCACCTTGCGGCGAAGAATCTTGAATTCGAGAGGGCGGCGGAGCTTCGTGACAGGATAAAGGAACTCCGGGAACAGTATTCTCTTTGA
- a CDS encoding DUF131 domain-containing protein: MVGIFLVTVGILMIFTGILLIFASGFFGTGGSEDRDGRGYRSSSEGSGVSSQAAGPGAEPNQMNNRTDVRGGGIIMLGPIPIIIGSDNKSAQTLIILAIILMLLYFLLF, from the coding sequence ATGGTCGGTATTTTTCTTGTTACCGTCGGCATACTCATGATATTCACAGGTATTTTGCTGATATTTGCATCCGGTTTCTTCGGAACAGGCGGCTCGGAAGATCGTGATGGTCGTGGATATCGTTCATCATCTGAGGGTTCTGGTGTCTCTTCGCAGGCTGCGGGCCCCGGGGCAGAACCCAATCAGATGAACAACAGGACGGATGTCAGGGGTGGTGGCATCATAATGCTTGGTCCGATCCCTATTATCATTGGGTCGGACAACAAGAGTGCTCAGACCCTTATCATTCTGGCTATTATCCTTATGTTGTTGTATTTCCTGCTGTTCTGA
- a CDS encoding DUF131 domain-containing protein: MGMVSSSFSGSGDFGGVILIGPIPIAFGSSPEITSSMFWAGALIAVIYLLVRRRL, encoded by the coding sequence ATGGGGATGGTCAGCTCGTCCTTCTCCGGTAGTGGCGACTTTGGAGGGGTTATTCTCATAGGTCCTATCCCGATAGCTTTCGGTTCGTCTCCTGAGATCACATCATCGATGTTCTGGGCAGGTGCACTTATTGCTGTGATATATCTTCTTGTAAGGAGGCGGCTCTGA
- a CDS encoding proteasome-activating nucleotidase: MSNSSAESPIDTISSKIKTQIESDSLDEKDVESLLHEIELLKVNNENMRAKLLEASMLANNYLEETSKLKRQIEQLTTPPLFIATVMEVDNGQALIRQHGNNQEVVTKIPTNINVEAGMRVCVNAAFSIISIISRAADVRAQIMELINSPGVDYDMIGGLDDVLKEVIESVELPLIEPELFEKIGIEPPTGVLMYGAPGTGKTLIAKAVASRANATFIRMSGSDLVQKFVGEGARLVKDVFQMARDKSPSILFIDEIDAVGGMRTHDGTTGSAEVNRTMLQLLAEMDGFDATQNVKVIAATNRIDLLDPALLRPGRFDRVIEVPLPDEKGRTEIFKIHTRKMNLADDVDFEKLATMTNGLSGADIKVITKEAGMFVLRRRGEHITMKDLMDAYDKVVSEEEETTLPHSMFV, encoded by the coding sequence ATGTCAAATAGCAGTGCTGAATCACCAATTGACACAATTAGTTCAAAGATCAAGACGCAGATCGAGTCTGACAGTCTTGACGAAAAAGATGTAGAATCATTACTTCACGAGATAGAATTACTTAAAGTCAATAACGAGAACATGCGCGCCAAGCTGCTTGAAGCTAGCATGCTGGCGAACAATTACCTTGAAGAGACGAGCAAGCTCAAGAGACAGATAGAGCAACTTACCACCCCACCACTATTCATCGCCACGGTCATGGAAGTAGACAATGGCCAGGCACTTATCAGACAGCATGGAAACAACCAGGAGGTTGTGACGAAGATACCCACCAACATCAATGTTGAGGCAGGAATGAGGGTCTGCGTGAATGCCGCATTCTCTATTATATCTATAATATCCAGAGCTGCGGACGTGCGCGCGCAGATCATGGAACTCATCAACTCCCCGGGAGTGGACTATGATATGATAGGCGGCCTTGACGATGTGCTGAAAGAGGTCATCGAATCCGTGGAACTACCACTTATCGAGCCCGAGCTCTTTGAGAAGATAGGCATCGAACCACCTACTGGCGTACTGATGTACGGCGCGCCGGGAACTGGTAAGACACTTATCGCAAAGGCTGTTGCCTCAAGGGCGAATGCCACGTTCATCAGGATGTCCGGTTCCGACCTTGTGCAGAAGTTCGTAGGAGAGGGCGCGCGCCTTGTGAAGGACGTGTTCCAGATGGCCCGCGACAAGTCACCATCCATCCTTTTCATAGATGAGATAGATGCAGTGGGCGGCATGCGTACCCACGACGGCACCACAGGTTCCGCAGAAGTGAACCGTACCATGCTCCAGTTACTCGCCGAGATGGACGGTTTTGACGCAACCCAGAATGTGAAGGTCATTGCGGCAACCAACAGGATAGACCTGCTGGATCCTGCCCTTCTCCGTCCGGGACGTTTCGACCGTGTGATAGAGGTCCCACTCCCCGATGAGAAGGGACGCACGGAGATCTTCAAGATCCACACCCGCAAGATGAACCTTGCCGATGATGTTGACTTCGAGAAGCTGGCAACCATGACCAACGGCCTCAGTGGCGCAGATATCAAGGTCATCACAAAGGAAGCCGGTATGTTCGTCCTGAGAAGACGCGGCGAGCACATCACCATGAAGGACCTCATGGACGCCTACGACAAGGTAGTCTCAGAGGAAGAGGAAACAACTTTACCACATAGTATGTTTGTTTAA
- a CDS encoding tyrosine-type recombinase/integrase, protein MDIFIQVMKCQYSKEQKTVLEEFWLDCECRDFHQRTRETYRSNVRYFLNFTKVDINSIFENFYIETNFDELKKFLLHLRRRKLSQSTINGYFAALSTFFGFLHEYDKTNKNIIPDFRKRYVRMKKKFNHQSERQIIDVPTMVRLIDEPLRTKAGQVIKDYCRTVPERDRAIMTLLAKTGLRREELRLLEINDIDIENGIIYINPEFSKRTNCMGFFDQEAKMILKEYLRWRSSIVRSDNRKLFVTHTGAKLRKDDIYYIVTYYAKRIGIHDPHGPTMKKYTPICFRHWFTTWLRRNGMSREFRKWLRGDAPEGADDWYDHVFAENVKPAYLKLIPKFDEFRTKACETPVQCCI, encoded by the coding sequence TTGGATATATTTATACAAGTCATGAAGTGTCAGTATAGCAAAGAACAAAAAACTGTATTAGAAGAGTTCTGGCTAGACTGCGAATGTCGAGATTTCCACCAGCGTACTAGAGAAACTTACCGATCGAATGTCAGATACTTTCTTAATTTCACGAAGGTAGACATCAATTCTATTTTTGAAAATTTCTATATTGAAACAAATTTCGATGAACTGAAGAAGTTCCTGCTGCATCTGAGAAGAAGAAAACTTTCCCAAAGTACAATCAATGGTTATTTTGCTGCATTATCGACCTTCTTTGGATTCCTTCATGAATATGATAAAACGAACAAGAACATTATCCCGGATTTTCGAAAAAGATACGTGAGGATGAAGAAGAAGTTCAATCACCAGAGTGAAAGACAGATAATTGATGTCCCTACAATGGTACGTTTAATCGACGAACCATTGAGAACAAAAGCAGGACAAGTGATAAAAGATTATTGTCGAACGGTTCCAGAGAGGGACCGTGCTATAATGACCCTGCTTGCAAAGACAGGACTTAGAAGAGAAGAACTTCGACTTTTAGAGATCAATGATATTGACATAGAAAATGGGATTATCTACATCAACCCTGAATTCTCAAAGAGAACCAACTGTATGGGATTCTTTGACCAAGAAGCCAAGATGATACTTAAGGAATATCTCCGGTGGAGAAGCAGCATTGTGAGAAGTGATAACAGAAAACTGTTTGTGACTCACACAGGTGCAAAGCTAAGAAAGGATGATATCTACTACATTGTTACCTATTACGCTAAAAGAATTGGAATCCATGACCCACATGGACCTACGATGAAGAAATACACTCCAATATGCTTCAGACATTGGTTCACTACCTGGCTTAGAAGGAACGGGATGTCAAGGGAGTTCAGGAAATGGTTGCGTGGAGATGCACCTGAAGGAGCAGACGATTGGTATGACCATGTATTTGCTGAGAATGTCAAACCTGCATATCTTAAACTTATTCCAAAATTTGATGAGTTCAGGACTAAAGCATGTGAAACACCTGTTCAATGTTGCATATAA
- a CDS encoding CPBP family glutamic-type intramembrane protease: MSITSYYREVFSLKRLDRVSIAAFLVVGMLFFLVSADHLWHDDSITMMFMVYFLMMSFSFSVLDQKNPLYDISLLDGLIQWGVGFVAGLFIFSEFGISGSSNLAGFGTLGLLIIAETIIGLNEELTFRGAIVKAFQTGKMKMTEGNARLFSAIAFSLFHVWVSDFNITFLITAFFFALAMQYIWDKGYPLASAGLHTSWNVVVIAGSLTILGVI, translated from the coding sequence ATGAGTATCACATCCTACTATCGTGAAGTATTCTCCCTGAAGAGACTTGACAGGGTAAGCATAGCCGCTTTTCTGGTAGTGGGTATGCTCTTCTTCCTTGTCTCTGCTGACCATCTCTGGCACGATGATTCTATAACCATGATGTTCATGGTTTACTTCCTGATGATGTCATTCTCGTTCAGCGTACTCGACCAGAAGAACCCACTCTATGATATCAGCCTTTTAGATGGCCTGATACAGTGGGGTGTCGGTTTCGTTGCCGGTCTTTTCATATTCTCCGAATTTGGTATAAGTGGGTCAAGCAATCTTGCAGGTTTTGGTACACTTGGCCTTCTCATAATCGCTGAGACGATCATCGGCCTGAACGAAGAACTCACCTTCAGGGGTGCCATCGTTAAAGCCTTCCAGACAGGCAAGATGAAGATGACCGAAGGCAACGCTCGATTGTTCTCAGCAATTGCCTTTTCCCTGTTCCATGTCTGGGTTTCCGATTTTAACATAACTTTCCTGATAACTGCATTCTTCTTTGCACTTGCCATGCAGTACATCTGGGACAAAGGATATCCCCTTGCTTCAGCCGGTCTTCACACTTCATGGAATGTAGTAGTGATAGCTGGTTCCCTTACCATTCTGGGGGTCATATGA
- a CDS encoding ATP-dependent DNA helicase: MLIKSLDLPADVRNFYIDSGIEELYPPQSEAIESGLLNGWNVLAAIPTASGKTLLAELAMLKSISKGGKALYIVPLRALASEKYNRFREFSSIGIKENGIRVGISTGDFDYRDEWLGSNDIIVATSEKTDSLLRNRTSWMSDITTIVVDEVHLLNSANRGPTLEITLTKLMELNPECQIIALSATVGNAGDIADWLDAGLVISEWRPTTLHEGVFYGSGIDFRNSFKAIEARTDDSSLNVLLDTLSDDGQCLVFESSRRNCVGFAKKAGPVVAETLDPETSKALEDLVLQIIEFGESDITYSLAECVRNGVAFHHAGLNVKHRRIVENGFKDNLIKVICSTPTLAAGLNLPARRVIVRNYKRYDPNFGMEPIPVLDYKQMAGRAGRPHLDPYGESVIMARSEDEVKSLFANYIHADAEDITSKLGTENALRTHVLSTIVHGIAGTRDGLMSFMGSTFFAHQNGTDDLKAIVDECLDFLVEHRMLDDQGDKGFVPTSLGKMVTTLYIDPLSAALIVEGLEKARYVTDLTLLHLVCRTPDMRLLYLRSKDYEGLNDFVIEHKDELVDIPSPFKATDYEFFLAEVKTAVLVLDWINERSVEYITRKYNVGEGDVHVFAGIACWLMHAISVLSTLPDIKWPDVTPLLEKRLQYGIRPELKDLVDIRGIGRSRARVLYESGFQNIDDVETAGMDTITALIGPNLAIKVFDDISMKNKMKVKV; this comes from the coding sequence CTTCCTGCAGATGTCAGGAACTTCTACATAGATTCTGGTATAGAAGAACTCTATCCTCCACAGTCTGAAGCCATAGAAAGCGGCCTTCTTAATGGCTGGAACGTACTTGCAGCCATACCCACTGCATCCGGGAAGACCTTGCTTGCAGAACTGGCAATGCTCAAGTCTATCTCAAAAGGTGGCAAAGCTCTCTACATAGTACCGCTTCGGGCACTGGCAAGCGAGAAGTATAACAGGTTCCGGGAATTTTCCTCTATAGGGATAAAAGAGAATGGTATCCGGGTAGGCATATCAACAGGTGACTTCGATTATCGTGATGAATGGTTGGGTTCCAACGATATCATAGTAGCTACGTCAGAAAAAACCGACTCTCTCCTACGCAATCGGACATCATGGATGTCGGATATCACAACAATTGTCGTCGATGAGGTCCATTTGCTCAATTCTGCTAACCGTGGTCCTACCCTTGAGATCACACTCACAAAGCTCATGGAACTTAACCCTGAATGCCAGATAATAGCTCTCTCTGCAACAGTAGGTAATGCCGGTGATATAGCTGACTGGCTCGATGCTGGCCTTGTTATCAGTGAATGGCGACCCACAACACTGCACGAAGGTGTGTTCTATGGCAGTGGTATCGATTTTCGTAACTCCTTCAAGGCAATAGAAGCCAGGACAGACGATAGCTCTCTCAACGTCCTGCTCGATACTCTGTCAGACGATGGTCAGTGCCTTGTCTTTGAAAGCAGCCGTCGTAACTGTGTGGGCTTTGCTAAAAAAGCCGGACCTGTGGTAGCTGAAACCCTTGATCCTGAAACCAGTAAAGCACTTGAGGACCTTGTACTTCAGATAATAGAATTTGGCGAGTCCGATATCACATATAGTCTTGCCGAGTGTGTCAGGAACGGCGTAGCCTTCCATCATGCCGGTCTTAACGTCAAACATCGACGGATAGTCGAGAACGGTTTCAAGGACAACCTCATCAAGGTCATATGTAGTACCCCTACCCTTGCAGCCGGTCTTAACCTGCCTGCCAGAAGGGTTATTGTCAGGAACTACAAAAGATATGACCCTAACTTCGGTATGGAACCCATACCGGTACTCGATTATAAACAGATGGCAGGCCGTGCCGGTCGTCCTCATCTTGACCCCTATGGTGAATCCGTGATCATGGCAAGGTCAGAAGATGAGGTCAAGTCACTCTTTGCCAACTATATACATGCAGATGCCGAAGACATAACCTCCAAGCTCGGCACCGAGAACGCCCTGCGTACTCATGTGTTATCCACGATAGTACACGGTATAGCCGGTACTCGTGACGGACTCATGTCTTTCATGGGTTCGACCTTCTTCGCTCATCAGAACGGTACTGATGACCTGAAGGCAATAGTTGATGAATGCCTTGATTTCCTTGTAGAACACCGAATGCTCGACGACCAGGGCGATAAAGGATTTGTTCCTACCTCACTCGGTAAGATGGTAACTACCCTCTATATCGACCCTCTGTCGGCTGCTCTCATCGTCGAAGGTCTTGAAAAAGCCCGATACGTCACCGACCTCACATTACTGCATCTTGTCTGCCGTACGCCCGATATGAGACTTCTCTACCTGCGCTCAAAGGACTATGAAGGACTCAATGATTTTGTGATCGAGCACAAAGATGAGCTTGTCGATATCCCCAGTCCCTTCAAGGCCACTGACTATGAGTTCTTCCTTGCCGAAGTAAAGACTGCCGTGCTCGTCCTTGACTGGATAAACGAACGCTCGGTCGAATACATCACTCGCAAATACAACGTAGGCGAAGGTGATGTCCATGTCTTTGCAGGAATAGCCTGCTGGCTCATGCACGCTATATCAGTCCTCTCGACCCTCCCTGACATCAAATGGCCAGATGTCACACCACTTCTTGAGAAGCGACTACAGTACGGAATACGCCCAGAACTCAAGGACCTCGTAGATATCCGGGGAATCGGTCGCTCACGTGCCCGTGTCCTCTACGAATCCGGTTTCCAGAACATCGACGATGTGGAAACTGCCGGAATGGATACCATCACCGCCTTGATAGGTCCTAACCTCGCTATCAAGGTCTTTGATGATATCTCCATGAAGAACAAAATGAAGGTAAAGGTGTGA